In a genomic window of Saccharothrix sp. HUAS TT1:
- a CDS encoding MerR family transcriptional regulator: MVEEAPIRAGSGEQGELFPDSSLPDELVGYRGPAACQIAGITYRQLDYWARTGLVNPTIRSAHGSGSQRLYSFKDILVLKVVKRLLDTGVSLQNIRVAVDHLRRRGVQDLARITLFSDGTTVYECTSPEEVVDLLQGGQGVFGIAVSGAMREISGTIHDFPAERVDGAEIVEAADDELSRRRRTRAIG, from the coding sequence GTGGTCGAGGAAGCGCCCATCCGGGCCGGATCCGGCGAACAGGGTGAGCTGTTCCCGGACTCCTCGCTGCCGGACGAACTGGTCGGGTACCGCGGCCCCGCCGCGTGCCAGATCGCGGGCATCACCTACCGCCAGCTCGACTACTGGGCACGCACCGGGCTGGTCAACCCGACGATAAGGAGTGCCCACGGCTCAGGCAGCCAGCGGCTCTACTCGTTCAAGGACATCCTGGTCCTCAAGGTCGTCAAGCGGCTGCTGGACACCGGCGTCTCGTTGCAGAACATCCGGGTCGCGGTCGACCACCTGCGCCGCCGCGGCGTCCAGGACCTGGCCCGGATCACGCTGTTCAGCGACGGCACCACGGTCTACGAGTGCACCTCCCCGGAGGAGGTGGTCGACCTGCTGCAGGGCGGCCAAGGGGTGTTCGGCATCGCGGTCAGCGGCGCGATGCGCGAGATCAGCGGGACGATCCACGACTTCCCGGCGGAACGCGTGGACGGCGCCGAGATCGTGGAAGCGGCCGACGACGAGCTGTCCCGCCGCCGCCGCACCCGGGCCATCGGCTGA
- a CDS encoding bifunctional nuclease family protein, whose product MSEMRVVGVRVELPANQPILLLRETEGERYLPIWIGSVEATAIALEQQGVRPARPLTHDLLKDVIGALGRQLEQVRITDLQEGTYFAELVFDGDIRVSARPSDSVALALRIGVPIHAEESVLAEAGLIIPDEQEDEVEKFREFLDSISPEDFRGADT is encoded by the coding sequence ATGAGCGAGATGCGCGTCGTCGGCGTGCGGGTGGAACTGCCCGCGAACCAGCCGATCCTGCTGCTGCGCGAAACCGAGGGCGAGCGGTACCTGCCGATCTGGATCGGATCGGTCGAGGCCACGGCGATCGCGTTGGAGCAGCAGGGAGTCCGTCCTGCCCGGCCGTTGACCCACGACCTGTTGAAGGACGTCATCGGGGCGCTCGGCCGGCAGCTGGAGCAGGTGCGGATCACCGACCTGCAGGAGGGCACCTACTTCGCGGAGCTGGTGTTCGACGGCGACATCCGGGTCTCGGCGCGGCCGAGCGACTCGGTGGCGCTGGCGCTGCGGATCGGCGTGCCGATCCACGCGGAGGAGTCGGTGCTGGCCGAGGCGGGCCTGATCATCCCGGACGAGCAGGAGGACGAGGTCGAGAAGTTCCGCGAGTTCCTCGACTCGATCTCGCCGGAGGACTTCCGCGGCGCGGACACGTAG
- a CDS encoding MerR family transcriptional regulator, producing MTAAGRPRGGSSIGAVLALLRPDFPDVTISKIRFLESEGLVRPARTPSGYRQFTAADVDRLRYVLAAQRDRYLPLKVIKEQLDAADQAASKALRAVDPTPAAGQRVTREDLLARAGIEPGVLADLEQNGLVKAGAGGFYDHEAVQIASTVRAMVAHGLEARHLRPFRAAADREVGLVEQVVGAAHRHRDRAAVDEVVRELAALSVTLHSLLVKVGLRDVTGGVAGTRVSPR from the coding sequence GTGACGGCGGCCGGGCGGCCACGCGGGGGGTCGAGCATCGGGGCGGTGCTGGCGCTGCTGCGACCCGACTTCCCCGACGTCACCATCTCCAAGATCAGGTTCCTGGAGTCCGAAGGGCTGGTCCGCCCGGCGCGCACGCCGTCGGGCTACCGGCAGTTCACGGCCGCGGACGTGGACCGCCTGCGCTACGTGCTGGCCGCGCAGCGGGACCGCTACCTGCCGCTGAAGGTCATCAAGGAGCAGTTGGACGCGGCCGACCAGGCCGCGTCGAAGGCGTTGCGCGCGGTCGACCCCACCCCGGCCGCCGGGCAGCGGGTCACCCGCGAGGACCTGCTGGCGCGGGCGGGCATCGAGCCGGGCGTGCTGGCGGACCTGGAGCAGAACGGCCTGGTGAAGGCCGGTGCGGGCGGGTTCTACGACCACGAGGCGGTGCAGATCGCGTCGACCGTGCGGGCGATGGTCGCGCACGGCCTGGAGGCGCGGCACCTGCGCCCGTTCCGGGCCGCGGCCGACCGCGAGGTCGGATTGGTGGAGCAGGTCGTCGGCGCGGCGCACCGGCACCGCGACCGGGCCGCGGTGGACGAGGTCGTGCGCGAGTTGGCGGCGCTCTCCGTGACGCTGCACTCACTGCTGGTGAAGGTGGGTTTGCGCGACGTCACGGGTGGAGTTGCGGGCACCCGCGTTTCGCCGAGGTGA
- the gcvP gene encoding aminomethyl-transferring glycine dehydrogenase, translated as MTQDRIPLAALEHGTPFADRHVGPRPAELARILDVIGVGSLEELAQHAVPPSIRERDLVLDLPEPATEPEALAELRALAARNRPMTQMIGLGYYGTTTPPVIRRNVLESPAWYTAYTPYQPEISQGRLEALLNFQTVVGDLTGLPLANASMLDESTAAAEAMTLVRRAGRSKSDKFVVDEDTLPQTLAVIETRAEPLGIEIVTADLSQGLEGLGLGGDFFGVLLSYPGASGVVRDHAGLIEEIHGAGAQAVVAADLLSLTLLRPPGEIGADVVVGTTQRFGVPIGFGGPHAGYMAVRQGLERQLPGRLVGVSVDADGSLAYRLALQTREQHIRREKATSNICTAQVLLAVIASMYAVYHGPEGLKAIATRAHRMATVLAAGLLEGGVEVVHGEFFDTVRARVEGRAAAVVAAARDLGVNLWQVDADVVSIACDETTTREHLELVWEAFGVTVSDVDGLDADTADGIPADLRRTSDYLTHPVFHAHRSETALLRYLRALSDKDVALDRSMIPLGSCTMKLNATAEMEPITWPEFADLHPFSPASDAEGLLTIIGDLERWLAEVTGYDAVSLQPNAGSQGEFAGLLAIRAYHRANGDAHRDVCLIPSSAHGTNAASAVMAGMRVVVVKCDDRGNVDVEHLRSTIEAHRDSLAAIMITYPSTHGVYEDTVREVCGLVHDAGGQVYVDGANLNALIGLAQYGKFGSDVSHLNLHKTFCIPHGGGGPGVGPIGVRSHLAPFLPNHPLQPAAGPATGVGPISGAPWGSASILPISWAYVRMMGADGLRRATLTAVAAANYVARRLDEHFPVLYTGEGGFVAHECILDLRPITKATGVTVDDVAKRLADYGLHAPTMSFPVAGTLMVEPTESEDLAEIDRFIDAMIAIRHEIDRVGSGEWPADDNPLRNAPHTAASIAAEWNHPYSREVAVFPAGVSAPKVWPPVRRIDGAKGDRNLVCSCPPISAYGG; from the coding sequence ATGACGCAGGACCGCATCCCCCTCGCCGCGCTCGAACACGGCACCCCGTTCGCCGACCGGCACGTGGGCCCGCGGCCCGCGGAGCTGGCCCGCATCCTCGACGTCATCGGTGTCGGCTCGCTGGAGGAACTGGCGCAGCACGCCGTCCCGCCGTCGATCCGCGAGCGCGACCTGGTGCTGGACCTGCCGGAGCCCGCCACCGAGCCCGAGGCGCTGGCCGAGCTGCGCGCCCTCGCCGCCCGCAACCGGCCGATGACGCAGATGATCGGCCTCGGCTACTACGGCACCACCACCCCGCCGGTGATCCGCCGCAACGTGCTGGAGAGCCCCGCCTGGTACACCGCGTACACGCCGTACCAGCCGGAGATCTCCCAGGGCCGCCTCGAAGCGCTGCTGAACTTCCAGACCGTGGTCGGCGACCTGACCGGCCTGCCGCTGGCCAACGCCTCGATGCTGGACGAGTCCACCGCGGCCGCCGAGGCGATGACGCTGGTGCGCCGCGCCGGTCGGTCCAAGTCGGACAAGTTCGTCGTGGACGAGGACACGCTGCCGCAGACCCTCGCCGTCATCGAGACCCGCGCCGAGCCGCTGGGCATCGAGATCGTGACCGCCGACCTGTCGCAGGGCCTGGAAGGGCTCGGCCTGGGCGGCGACTTCTTCGGCGTGCTGCTGTCCTACCCCGGCGCGTCCGGCGTCGTCCGGGACCACGCGGGCCTCATCGAGGAGATCCACGGGGCCGGCGCCCAGGCCGTGGTCGCCGCCGACCTGCTGTCGTTGACGCTGCTGCGCCCGCCCGGCGAGATCGGCGCGGACGTCGTGGTCGGCACCACGCAGCGGTTCGGCGTGCCGATCGGGTTCGGCGGGCCGCACGCCGGTTACATGGCCGTGCGCCAGGGCCTGGAGCGGCAGCTGCCCGGCCGGCTGGTCGGCGTCTCGGTGGACGCGGACGGCTCGCTCGCCTACCGCCTCGCCCTGCAGACGCGCGAGCAGCACATCCGCCGGGAGAAGGCGACCAGCAACATCTGCACCGCGCAGGTGCTGCTCGCGGTGATCGCGTCGATGTACGCGGTCTACCACGGCCCGGAGGGCCTGAAGGCGATCGCGACCCGCGCCCACCGGATGGCCACCGTGCTGGCGGCCGGGCTGCTGGAGGGCGGCGTCGAGGTCGTGCACGGCGAGTTCTTCGACACCGTGCGCGCTCGCGTCGAGGGCCGTGCCGCCGCCGTCGTCGCCGCCGCGCGCGACCTGGGCGTGAACCTGTGGCAGGTCGACGCCGACGTGGTGTCGATCGCGTGCGACGAGACCACCACCCGCGAGCACCTGGAACTGGTGTGGGAGGCGTTCGGCGTGACCGTCTCCGACGTGGACGGGCTGGACGCCGACACCGCCGACGGCATCCCCGCCGACCTGCGCCGCACCAGCGACTACCTGACCCACCCGGTGTTCCACGCGCACCGCTCCGAGACCGCGCTGCTGCGCTACCTGCGGGCGTTGTCGGACAAGGACGTCGCGCTGGACCGCAGCATGATCCCGCTGGGCTCGTGCACGATGAAGCTGAACGCGACGGCCGAGATGGAGCCGATCACCTGGCCCGAGTTCGCCGACCTGCACCCGTTCTCGCCCGCGTCGGACGCCGAGGGGCTGCTGACGATCATCGGTGACCTGGAGCGGTGGCTGGCCGAGGTCACCGGGTACGACGCGGTGTCGCTGCAGCCGAACGCGGGCAGCCAGGGCGAGTTCGCCGGCCTGCTGGCGATCCGCGCCTACCACCGCGCCAACGGCGACGCGCACCGCGACGTGTGCCTGATCCCGTCCAGCGCGCACGGCACCAACGCGGCGTCCGCCGTGATGGCCGGGATGCGGGTCGTGGTCGTCAAGTGCGACGACCGGGGCAACGTGGACGTGGAGCACCTGCGCTCGACGATCGAGGCGCACCGCGACTCGCTCGCCGCGATCATGATCACCTACCCGTCGACGCACGGCGTGTACGAGGACACCGTGCGCGAGGTGTGCGGGTTGGTGCACGACGCGGGCGGCCAGGTGTACGTCGACGGCGCGAACCTGAACGCCTTGATCGGGCTCGCGCAGTACGGGAAGTTCGGGTCGGACGTGTCGCACCTGAACCTGCACAAGACGTTCTGCATCCCGCACGGCGGCGGCGGTCCGGGCGTCGGTCCGATCGGCGTCCGCTCCCACCTCGCGCCGTTCCTGCCGAACCACCCGCTGCAGCCGGCGGCCGGTCCGGCGACCGGTGTCGGCCCGATCAGCGGCGCGCCGTGGGGTTCGGCGTCGATCCTGCCGATCTCGTGGGCCTACGTGCGGATGATGGGCGCCGACGGCCTGCGGCGGGCGACGCTGACGGCGGTGGCGGCGGCGAACTACGTGGCGCGGCGGTTGGACGAGCACTTCCCGGTGCTGTACACCGGCGAGGGCGGTTTCGTGGCCCACGAGTGCATCCTCGACCTGCGGCCGATCACCAAGGCGACCGGCGTGACGGTGGACGACGTGGCGAAGCGGCTGGCCGACTACGGGCTGCACGCGCCGACCATGTCGTTCCCGGTGGCGGGCACGCTCATGGTGGAGCCGACGGAGAGCGAGGACCTGGCCGAGATCGACCGGTTCATCGACGCCATGATCGCGATCCGGCACGAGATCGACCGCGTCGGCTCGGGCGAGTGGCCGGCCGACGACAACCCGCTGCGCAACGCCCCCCACACGGCGGCCTCCATCGCGGCGGAGTGGAACCACCCGTACAGCCGCGAGGTGGCGGTGTTCCCGGCGGGCGTTTCGGCTCCGAAGGTCTGGCCCCCGGTGCGCCGCATCGACGGCGCCAAGGGCGACCGCAACCTGGTGTGCTCGTGCCCCCCGATCTCCGCTTACGGCGGCTGA